The proteins below come from a single Pirellulales bacterium genomic window:
- a CDS encoding MoaD/ThiS family protein has product MIVRLKLFAVARELAGRDLLELELPATATIGQLRQALAGHSPELARIAPHVMFAIGTNYADDGATIVEPAEIACIPPVSGG; this is encoded by the coding sequence ATGATTGTGCGCCTGAAGTTGTTTGCCGTCGCCCGCGAGCTCGCCGGCCGCGATTTGTTGGAGTTGGAACTGCCAGCGACGGCCACGATTGGCCAATTGCGACAAGCGCTGGCGGGCCATAGCCCCGAGTTGGCCCGTATTGCACCGCATGTCATGTTTGCCATTGGCACTAATTATGCTGACGACGGGGCAACGATCGTCGAACCGGCCGAAATCGCATGCATTCCGCCGGTGAGCGGAGGGTAG
- a CDS encoding anaerobic glycerol-3-phosphate dehydrogenase subunit C: MDEQRTRIQEDLRGLVAGEVRCDDVFLQLYASDASLYQIKPLGVIRPRSAADVAACLRYAHTNLIPVHARGAGTGLAGESIGPGLVLDFSNDFRRILAHGPDWVQVQPGVVLERLNAYIAAYGRVFGPDPAMSHVTTMGSVVAIDAAGSKWLKYGSARNNIRQLRIVLADGTPLDVGREPLLDGVSNDPDPIKRNLVTQLAELLARHAAAIAAHQGKSLVNRCGYELAGVLSDGHLDLPRLLAGSEGTLALFTEMTVTTHPLPKHLGTVLFLCESLENAARAVEEILPFNPIACDLMDRRHLNLARETDPQYASMIPATAEALLLVELESPDPLELRERMRQLTERVRRRKRLAIESRAAFSRDDMELSWRLAQKVVPTLYRLKGSTRALPFIEDIAIPPAALAGFLVEMQNVLKRHQVTASLFGHAGHGQLHIRPFLDLADPDHVRIMSALASDLYEAVFAVGGTISGEHGDGLSRTQFVARQFGELYPVLREVKRIFDPQNILNPGKVIGDDPDLMTRNLRPALVPAMLSEVPVAADTPLEEEPALVELALNWSAAELADVATSCNGCGACRAQDSSVRMCPIFRFAPAEEASPRAKANLIRGVLTGTLDPKTLASDDFKEVADLCVNCQMCRLECPAGVDIPKLMIEGKAQYVANNGLRLDDWVLSRIDLVGVIGGLLSPFTNWVIRNRQARWFVEKVLGIAQRRKLPRFASRNFIRRAARRRLTNPTRRTGRKVLYFVDVYANYHDPQLAEALVGVLEHNGVPVYVHPDQATSGMSMISRGAVDAARKVATANVRILAEAIRQGYTIVASEPSAVLCLTREYPLLLDDDDTRLVAANTFEACHYLWQMHLTGKLQLDFKPVNATLGYHQPCHLKALEIGSPGESLLRLIPGLSVQKTERGCSGMAGTFGLAQINYRNSLRAGWGLISAMRDGTFQAGTTECSACKLQMEQGTSKPTIHPLKLLALAYGVMPEAAALLTARSEDLVVT; encoded by the coding sequence ATGGACGAACAGCGCACGCGGATCCAGGAAGACTTGCGGGGGTTAGTCGCCGGAGAGGTCCGCTGCGACGATGTCTTCCTGCAACTCTATGCTAGCGACGCCAGTCTGTATCAGATCAAGCCGTTGGGCGTTATCCGCCCACGCTCGGCGGCCGACGTGGCGGCTTGCCTCCGCTACGCCCATACCAATCTGATTCCCGTCCATGCGCGCGGAGCGGGAACGGGACTGGCCGGCGAATCGATCGGCCCTGGCCTGGTGCTGGATTTTTCCAATGATTTTCGCCGCATCCTGGCCCATGGTCCCGATTGGGTTCAGGTGCAGCCGGGCGTGGTGTTGGAACGTCTGAACGCATACATCGCGGCCTACGGACGCGTGTTCGGGCCAGATCCGGCGATGAGCCATGTAACCACGATGGGCAGCGTCGTGGCGATCGACGCCGCCGGATCGAAATGGCTCAAATACGGCTCAGCCCGCAACAACATCAGGCAATTGCGCATTGTGCTGGCCGACGGCACACCACTCGACGTGGGGCGCGAACCTCTCTTGGACGGTGTCAGCAATGACCCAGATCCGATCAAGCGAAACCTGGTAACGCAGCTGGCCGAATTACTCGCGCGTCATGCCGCAGCGATCGCCGCACACCAGGGCAAGAGCCTGGTGAATCGCTGTGGTTACGAACTGGCAGGCGTGCTCAGCGACGGGCATCTCGATCTTCCCCGCCTGCTGGCCGGATCCGAGGGGACGCTGGCCCTCTTTACAGAAATGACCGTCACGACGCACCCGCTGCCCAAACATTTGGGCACCGTGCTGTTCCTTTGCGAATCGTTGGAAAACGCGGCCCGCGCCGTCGAAGAGATTCTGCCGTTCAATCCAATCGCCTGCGATCTGATGGATCGCCGTCATTTGAACTTGGCGCGCGAGACCGATCCGCAATACGCGTCGATGATTCCAGCGACAGCCGAAGCCCTGTTGTTAGTGGAATTGGAAAGCCCCGACCCGCTCGAACTACGCGAGCGGATGCGCCAACTCACGGAACGCGTGCGGCGGCGCAAGCGATTGGCGATCGAATCGCGGGCAGCCTTCAGCCGGGACGACATGGAGCTCTCCTGGCGCTTAGCACAAAAAGTCGTGCCGACGCTTTATCGATTGAAAGGCTCGACGCGCGCCTTGCCGTTTATCGAGGATATCGCGATTCCGCCTGCCGCGCTTGCAGGCTTCCTCGTCGAGATGCAGAACGTGCTCAAACGGCATCAGGTCACAGCGTCGTTGTTCGGTCATGCCGGCCACGGACAGTTGCACATTCGCCCGTTTCTCGATCTGGCCGACCCCGACCATGTTCGCATCATGTCGGCTCTGGCCAGCGATCTGTACGAGGCGGTATTTGCCGTCGGCGGCACGATTAGTGGTGAGCACGGTGACGGACTCAGCCGCACGCAATTCGTGGCACGCCAGTTCGGCGAACTGTATCCCGTGCTGCGCGAAGTAAAACGCATCTTCGACCCGCAAAATATCCTCAATCCGGGCAAAGTGATCGGCGACGATCCCGACCTAATGACACGCAATCTTCGTCCGGCATTGGTGCCGGCCATGCTGTCTGAAGTACCGGTCGCGGCCGACACGCCGCTGGAGGAGGAGCCGGCCTTGGTCGAGCTCGCATTGAATTGGAGCGCCGCCGAATTGGCCGACGTGGCGACCAGCTGCAATGGTTGCGGCGCCTGCCGAGCCCAAGACAGCTCGGTCCGCATGTGTCCGATTTTTCGGTTCGCGCCGGCCGAGGAAGCATCGCCCCGTGCCAAGGCGAACCTCATCCGCGGCGTTCTGACCGGCACACTGGATCCCAAGACGCTGGCCTCGGACGATTTCAAGGAGGTCGCAGATCTGTGCGTCAATTGCCAGATGTGCCGGCTCGAGTGTCCGGCCGGAGTCGATATCCCCAAGCTCATGATCGAGGGCAAGGCGCAATACGTCGCCAACAATGGGCTGCGGTTGGACGATTGGGTCCTGTCGCGGATCGACCTGGTCGGCGTAATTGGCGGGCTGTTAAGTCCGTTCACCAATTGGGTGATTCGCAACCGCCAGGCGCGCTGGTTCGTCGAGAAAGTGTTGGGCATTGCCCAACGCCGCAAACTCCCGCGCTTTGCGTCGCGAAACTTTATCCGGCGGGCCGCGCGGCGCCGTTTGACCAATCCCACGCGCCGCACCGGACGCAAGGTCCTCTACTTCGTCGATGTGTACGCCAATTACCACGATCCACAATTGGCCGAAGCCCTGGTGGGCGTGCTGGAACATAACGGTGTGCCGGTTTACGTCCATCCGGATCAGGCCACCAGCGGCATGTCGATGATCTCGCGCGGAGCGGTCGATGCGGCCCGCAAGGTGGCCACGGCCAACGTGCGTATCTTGGCCGAGGCTATCCGACAGGGATATACAATCGTGGCCAGCGAGCCGTCGGCCGTGCTCTGCCTGACCCGCGAGTATCCGCTGCTGCTCGACGACGATGACACCCGACTTGTCGCCGCGAATACATTCGAGGCCTGCCACTATCTGTGGCAAATGCACCTCACTGGCAAGTTGCAACTCGATTTCAAGCCGGTCAATGCCACGCTCGGCTATCACCAACCCTGCCATCTGAAGGCGCTGGAAATCGGCTCGCCGGGCGAGAGTCTGCTGCGATTGATTCCCGGATTGTCGGTACAAAAAACCGAGCGGGGATGCTCGGGAATGGCCGGCACTTTCGGACTGGCGCAGATAAATTATCGCAATAGCTTGCGGGCCGGCTGGGGCTTGATTTCGGCCATGCGCGACGGAACATTTCAAGCCGGCACGACCGAGTGCAGTGCCTGCAAACTGCAAATGGAACAAGGGACGAGCAAGCCGACGATTCACCCGCTCAAGCTGCTCGCCCTAGCCTACGGCGTGATGCCCGAGGCCGCCGCGCTACTGACCGCGCGGAGCGAGGATCTGGTGGTCACATGA
- the folE gene encoding GTP cyclohydrolase I FolE has translation MADSADTVFETLTAELDDHPTAATGSQPASPVDQARIRRAVREILAAVGEDPDREGLRETPARVARMYAELFSGLHDDPRKHLQKFFTEKYDEVVLVKDISFNSMCEHHMLPFMGQAHVGYLPNGRVIGLSKIARVIEVVSKRPQVQERMTETIADLLVEELQAKGVAVVIEASHSCMTVRGVRKPGSVCVTSAMRGVFRANLSSRSEIMNLIYGNRKS, from the coding sequence ATGGCGGATTCCGCTGATACCGTTTTTGAGACGCTCACGGCCGAATTGGACGACCATCCGACCGCCGCGACAGGCTCCCAACCCGCCAGCCCCGTCGATCAGGCGCGCATTCGCCGCGCTGTGCGCGAGATCCTGGCCGCCGTCGGCGAGGATCCCGATCGCGAGGGGCTGCGCGAAACGCCGGCCCGTGTCGCGCGAATGTACGCCGAATTGTTCAGCGGCCTACACGATGACCCGCGCAAGCACCTGCAAAAGTTTTTCACGGAGAAATACGACGAAGTGGTGCTCGTCAAAGACATCAGCTTCAACAGCATGTGCGAGCATCACATGCTTCCGTTTATGGGCCAGGCCCATGTCGGTTACTTGCCCAATGGCCGGGTCATCGGGCTCAGTAAGATCGCCCGCGTGATCGAAGTCGTCTCCAAGCGCCCGCAGGTTCAAGAGCGGATGACCGAGACCATTGCCGATTTGCTAGTCGAAGAACTGCAAGCCAAGGGCGTGGCCGTGGTCATCGAAGCTTCGCATTCCTGCATGACGGTGCGTGGCGTGCGCAAGCCAGGCAGCGTTTGCGTAACGTCGGCTATGCGTGGCGTGTTCCGTGCCAACCTGTCGAGCCGCTCCGAGATCATGAACCTGATTTACGGCAACCGAAAGTCATAG
- a CDS encoding LON peptidase substrate-binding domain-containing protein has protein sequence MALPDNLEFDPAEFSGVARLFPLPNLVLFPHVLQPLHIFEPRYCDMLEDALADDRLLAMAVLAPGWENDYEGRPPVHPIACLGRIATHVRLPDGRHNLLLAGVARIALGTELPPMASFRRAPAQICVDRFPAQSSADKEALTRRLFSAFRGAMPNTTEVQGPLAQLLSKEIDLATLTDIVAYTLPLDVAQKAELLAQCDVYSRAAQLLDHLAKRGTENDLSFPPNFSVN, from the coding sequence ATGGCCTTACCTGACAACCTCGAATTCGACCCGGCCGAGTTCTCGGGCGTGGCACGGCTGTTTCCGCTGCCGAATCTCGTTCTGTTTCCACACGTCCTGCAGCCGTTGCACATTTTTGAGCCCCGCTACTGCGACATGCTCGAAGACGCCCTGGCGGACGACCGGTTGCTGGCCATGGCCGTGTTGGCACCCGGCTGGGAAAACGACTACGAGGGGCGGCCCCCCGTACACCCCATCGCGTGTTTGGGGCGGATCGCCACGCACGTCCGCCTGCCCGACGGCCGGCACAACCTGCTATTGGCCGGCGTGGCCCGCATTGCCCTGGGAACGGAATTGCCGCCGATGGCCAGTTTTCGCCGCGCGCCGGCCCAAATCTGCGTCGATCGCTTTCCGGCCCAATCGTCGGCCGATAAAGAGGCGCTCACCCGCCGCTTGTTCTCTGCCTTCCGCGGTGCGATGCCCAATACGACCGAGGTTCAAGGGCCACTCGCCCAGCTGCTCAGCAAAGAGATCGATCTCGCCACGCTAACCGATATCGTGGCCTACACGTTGCCGTTGGACGTTGCGCAGAAAGCCGAGTTGCTGGCCCAGTGCGACGTCTACTCGCGGGCCGCGCAACTGCTCGATCACTTGGCAAAGCGGGGCACCGAGAACGATCTATCGTTTCCGCCAAACTTCAGCGTCAACTGA
- a CDS encoding DUF309 domain-containing protein, which translates to MTTAEYDPLYLRGIELFNECDFFESHEAWEELWTEYQGASRKFYQGLIQAAVALHHFGNGNIRGARKLYYTSLGYLAPYRPFHEGIDLDKFFAEMQLCFAGIVDSEEERPDVEIEAEKIPEIHLAPPPAGGSS; encoded by the coding sequence ATGACCACGGCCGAATACGATCCGCTGTATCTGCGTGGCATCGAACTGTTTAACGAATGCGACTTCTTCGAAAGTCACGAGGCCTGGGAAGAGCTGTGGACCGAGTACCAGGGCGCGTCCCGAAAATTCTATCAAGGACTGATCCAGGCGGCCGTGGCACTGCACCATTTCGGCAACGGCAATATCCGCGGCGCACGAAAGCTGTATTACACGAGCCTGGGTTACCTGGCGCCCTACCGGCCGTTTCACGAGGGAATTGACCTCGACAAGTTTTTCGCCGAAATGCAACTCTGTTTTGCCGGCATTGTCGACAGCGAAGAGGAACGGCCGGACGTCGAGATCGAGGCCGAGAAAATTCCCGAGATTCATTTGGCTCCGCCCCCTGCCGGCGGTTCGAGCTAG
- the nth gene encoding endonuclease III gives MASTVTARSHAARVARKLAQLYPDAECALVHDSPLELLVATILSAQCTDARVNIVTKELFQRYRTAADFAQAPLPQLEKAIQSTGFFRNKAKNIKACCQTLVDRHQGEVPRDMESLVVLPGVGRKTANVVLGTAFGIASGVVVDTHVGRLSGRIGLTKSQDPVKIEQDLVRELPSSAWIDFSHRMIQHGRRVCMARNPQCGACGLSDICPRIGVADPARSIEKTKPGRSKASAAKSATIKKATAKATKTKVGPEKPAATKSSASRRRKAKAAIPD, from the coding sequence ATGGCAAGCACCGTTACAGCTCGAAGTCATGCGGCCCGCGTGGCGCGCAAGCTTGCGCAGCTCTATCCCGACGCCGAATGCGCGCTGGTTCACGATTCTCCGTTGGAATTGTTGGTTGCGACGATCCTTTCGGCGCAATGTACGGATGCGCGGGTGAATATCGTTACCAAGGAGCTGTTCCAACGCTATCGCACGGCGGCCGACTTTGCCCAGGCGCCGCTTCCCCAACTGGAGAAGGCGATTCAAAGCACCGGCTTCTTTCGCAACAAGGCCAAAAACATCAAGGCTTGTTGCCAGACGCTCGTGGATCGTCACCAGGGCGAGGTTCCGCGCGATATGGAGAGCCTGGTCGTGTTGCCGGGCGTGGGGCGGAAGACAGCCAATGTGGTGCTGGGAACCGCCTTTGGAATTGCCTCGGGCGTGGTCGTCGATACGCACGTGGGCCGGCTCAGCGGGCGGATCGGTCTGACCAAGAGCCAGGATCCGGTCAAAATCGAGCAAGATCTGGTACGCGAGCTGCCAAGCTCGGCGTGGATCGATTTCAGCCACCGTATGATTCAGCACGGCCGCCGGGTTTGCATGGCCCGCAACCCGCAGTGCGGCGCCTGCGGACTGTCCGATATTTGTCCGCGTATCGGCGTGGCCGACCCGGCCCGATCCATCGAAAAGACAAAGCCCGGCCGATCCAAGGCGAGCGCCGCGAAATCGGCCACGATCAAGAAAGCTACGGCGAAGGCGACCAAAACCAAGGTCGGACCTGAAAAGCCGGCGGCCACAAAATCAAGCGCATCGCGGCGCAGAAAAGCCAAGGCGGCGATTCCGGATTGA
- the dcd gene encoding dCTP deaminase, producing MILSGHEIREQLGGNIVIDPFDPARLNPNSYNLSLHDEVLIYEEVVLDMLKPNRVRRITIPPQGLVLNPHQLYLGRTIERTETHNLVPMIEGRSSIGRLGLFVHVTAGFGDVGFCGYWTLEMFAVQPVRVYPGVPICQIFYHQIAGSYTEYDSDKYQHNHDIQPSMLFKELNPESSNDPQLQLAFGMERMVN from the coding sequence ATGATTCTCTCAGGCCACGAGATTCGCGAGCAACTTGGCGGAAACATCGTCATCGATCCGTTCGATCCCGCGCGGCTGAACCCCAATAGCTACAATTTGTCGCTACACGATGAGGTGCTGATCTATGAAGAGGTCGTCCTCGACATGCTCAAGCCCAATCGTGTGCGACGCATCACGATTCCGCCGCAAGGGCTGGTGCTCAATCCGCATCAACTCTATCTAGGCCGCACCATCGAGCGCACCGAGACGCACAACCTGGTGCCGATGATCGAAGGACGATCGTCGATCGGGCGGCTGGGCCTATTTGTCCACGTCACTGCCGGATTTGGCGACGTCGGCTTTTGCGGCTACTGGACGCTGGAAATGTTCGCCGTGCAGCCGGTGCGCGTTTATCCCGGCGTGCCGATCTGCCAGATCTTCTACCATCAAATCGCCGGCAGCTATACCGAGTACGACAGCGACAAGTATCAGCACAACCACGACATTCAGCCGAGCATGCTGTTCAAGGAACTGAATCCCGAATCGAGCAACGACCCGCAGCTGCAATTGGCCTTCGGCATGGAACGGATGGTCAACTAA
- a CDS encoding TlpA disulfide reductase family protein → MNFSMRRLLAPVVAACMFSPAGIVCADTVTVLTPDRTVELANAVVADGDLWVLPEDLAQINGFELKLEGACCGAVCIPIKRDPAAGFLREQDGKSYFNLSKLARTLNESIVAEPEHRVFSFGEVPAVRAASLESVIAPDFALPDRTGKLVHLSDFRGKKVLLVTWASWCGCKLDLAGWQTLYDELKGKNFEIVAVAEDTGGEAVAGEWYDKAKATYTTLIDRDHVVSSLYHMINVPTGVWVDEQGHVVRPPEVAYSHNVALLGIKVNGSDYVAGLRDWVEHGPQSRFVSTPDELRQSLAARPAPLALADAHFKMATYFKEHKEGELAEKHWKEAQSLSPDNWNYHRQDWSFTPAATRNWMAKYRALGDKPYYAPLKLPTSDK, encoded by the coding sequence ATGAATTTCAGTATGCGTCGGTTGCTCGCGCCAGTAGTCGCCGCGTGCATGTTCAGCCCGGCGGGTATCGTCTGTGCCGACACAGTGACCGTGCTTACGCCCGACCGGACAGTGGAATTGGCCAATGCGGTGGTGGCCGATGGCGATTTGTGGGTGTTGCCCGAGGACCTGGCCCAGATTAACGGCTTCGAACTCAAGCTCGAGGGGGCTTGCTGCGGCGCAGTGTGCATTCCGATCAAGCGCGATCCGGCAGCCGGTTTTCTGCGCGAGCAAGATGGGAAAAGCTATTTCAATCTCTCCAAGCTCGCCCGCACGCTCAATGAATCGATTGTCGCCGAACCAGAGCACCGCGTGTTCAGCTTCGGCGAGGTCCCGGCCGTACGGGCCGCCAGTCTCGAAAGCGTCATCGCGCCCGACTTCGCCCTGCCCGATCGCACGGGCAAGCTTGTCCATCTGTCGGACTTCCGTGGCAAGAAAGTTCTGCTAGTAACCTGGGCATCGTGGTGTGGCTGCAAGCTCGACCTGGCGGGCTGGCAGACTTTGTACGACGAGCTCAAAGGCAAGAATTTCGAGATCGTTGCCGTGGCCGAGGATACGGGTGGAGAAGCCGTGGCCGGCGAGTGGTATGACAAGGCGAAGGCCACCTACACGACACTGATCGATCGCGACCACGTCGTCAGCTCGCTGTATCACATGATCAACGTCCCCACGGGCGTGTGGGTCGACGAACAAGGGCACGTCGTTCGTCCGCCCGAGGTCGCCTATTCGCACAACGTGGCTCTGCTGGGCATCAAGGTCAACGGATCAGACTACGTGGCTGGCTTGCGCGACTGGGTCGAGCATGGCCCGCAAAGCCGCTTCGTATCAACCCCCGACGAGTTGCGCCAAAGCCTGGCGGCTCGGCCGGCGCCGCTCGCCCTGGCCGACGCCCATTTCAAGATGGCGACGTATTTTAAAGAGCACAAGGAAGGCGAGCTCGCCGAAAAGCATTGGAAAGAGGCCCAATCGCTGAGTCCCGACAATTGGAACTACCACCGGCAGGATTGGTCGTTTACGCCGGCAGCGACGCGCAATTGGATGGCCAAGTACCGTGCGCTGGGGGACAAGCCCTACTACGCGCCGCTCAAACTGCCGACGAGCGATAAGTAG
- a CDS encoding PQQ-binding-like beta-propeller repeat protein, with protein sequence MSILSGKWSPDVESPFDINTTSEQKGLMMRSRLPLPYGLLPVIVAFASSTCLSSAAEDSTAESQPKPLVATVSDADWPQFRGPTGQGDSPAVDLPLNWSENENIAWKASLPGLGWSSPAIRGQQIWLTAADADGKTLRAICLDRASGAMRHNVPVATLAEKGAAHQKNSLASPTPLLEADRVFVHFGPHGTACLSDDGKIIWQTVLPHQQAYGPSSSPVLYRDLLIVPCLGTDVQYVVALDKQTGAERWKQNFPGGCAESTPLVISTTSGWQLISNQADRIVSLDPDTGQELWWVTHENFAQVPRPVFGHGTVFVAGGYYKPDVWAIRPDGRGDVTGSHVTWHNSQAAPHNPSPLLVGDELYYVSDNGIASCVDAKTGKQHWRERVGGDFSASPLYADGRIYLLNETGVVTVLAPGPKFQRLATNTLPGRTLASLAIAGRAIFLRTDSELFRIESPK encoded by the coding sequence TTGTCTATCCTCTCCGGCAAATGGAGCCCTGATGTTGAATCGCCGTTCGACATCAATACGACCTCTGAGCAGAAAGGCCTGATGATGCGCAGTCGCTTGCCGCTGCCGTATGGGTTGCTGCCCGTGATAGTTGCATTTGCCAGCAGCACCTGTCTTTCTAGCGCTGCCGAGGATTCGACGGCCGAATCGCAACCAAAGCCGCTCGTCGCCACGGTCAGCGATGCCGACTGGCCCCAGTTTCGTGGACCGACTGGCCAAGGAGACTCTCCGGCGGTCGATCTGCCCCTCAATTGGAGCGAAAACGAGAACATCGCTTGGAAAGCGAGTCTACCGGGCCTGGGGTGGTCGTCCCCTGCGATTCGTGGTCAACAGATTTGGCTCACCGCGGCCGATGCCGACGGCAAGACGTTGCGCGCCATTTGCCTCGATCGCGCAAGCGGCGCGATGCGGCACAACGTACCAGTCGCCACGTTGGCGGAAAAAGGTGCCGCGCATCAGAAAAACAGCCTGGCCTCGCCAACACCACTACTCGAAGCAGATCGAGTTTTCGTACATTTCGGCCCGCATGGCACGGCGTGCCTCTCTGACGATGGAAAGATAATTTGGCAGACGGTTCTTCCGCATCAGCAGGCGTACGGCCCCTCCAGTTCGCCTGTGCTCTATCGTGACCTGCTCATCGTGCCGTGTTTGGGCACCGATGTCCAATACGTGGTCGCACTCGACAAGCAAACGGGCGCAGAGCGCTGGAAACAGAATTTCCCAGGGGGCTGTGCCGAATCGACGCCGCTTGTGATATCCACGACGTCGGGTTGGCAGTTGATCAGTAATCAGGCGGATCGCATCGTTTCGCTCGACCCTGATACCGGCCAAGAATTGTGGTGGGTCACACATGAGAATTTCGCCCAGGTGCCGCGCCCCGTATTTGGCCACGGGACAGTGTTTGTTGCCGGCGGCTACTACAAGCCCGACGTGTGGGCGATTCGGCCCGATGGGCGTGGCGACGTCACCGGGAGTCACGTCACGTGGCACAATAGCCAGGCCGCACCGCATAACCCCTCGCCTCTTTTGGTCGGCGACGAGTTGTATTACGTGAGCGATAACGGCATCGCTAGTTGCGTTGATGCGAAGACCGGCAAGCAGCATTGGCGCGAACGTGTGGGAGGAGACTTTTCGGCGTCCCCGCTATACGCCGACGGACGGATCTATCTCCTGAACGAGACCGGCGTCGTCACTGTGTTGGCACCAGGACCCAAGTTCCAGCGACTGGCGACCAATACGCTGCCGGGACGCACACTCGCGTCTTTGGCGATTGCCGGCCGGGCCATTTTTCTTCGCACCGACTCCGAGCTGTTCCGTATCGAATCGCCAAAGTAG